One genomic region from Strix uralensis isolate ZFMK-TIS-50842 chromosome 5, bStrUra1, whole genome shotgun sequence encodes:
- the TSPAN8 gene encoding tetraspanin-8 codes for MAGVSGCMKYSMFIFNFLFWVCGSVILGVSIWIRVSKNAQQELEIDSRLFAGVDMLIAVGSIIMVLGFLGCCGAIKESRCMLLLFFIGLLLILILQVTGGILGAVYRSQIETSLNKTLLKSVNSLQSSTEESKVFQEKFQKFERMYQCCGLLKGPADWGKNFNTPLGSNKICECDVENPSADLCTSFEGRLIYKTPCGDVIIKYLKDHLLIIMGIAFGLAVIEILGLGFSMSLYCQIQRK; via the exons ATGGCGGGTGTAAGTGGCTGCATGAAGTACTCCATGTTCATCTTCAATTTCTTATTTTGG GTGTGTGGTTCTGTTATTTTGGGAGTCTCCATATGGATACGTGTTAGCAAAAATGCCCAGCAG GAGCTGGAGATAGACAGCAGACTGTTTGCAGGGGTTGATATGCTGATAGCCGTGGGTTCCATCATTATGGTCCTTGGGTTTCTGGGGTGCTGTGGTGCCATAAAGGAGAGCCGGTGCATGCTGCTGTTG ttttttaTTGGACTGCTTCTGATCCTGATCCTTCAGGTCACAGGAGGTATTTTAGGAGCAGTGTACAGATCTCAG ATTGAAACATCCCTTAACAAGACTCTCCTGAAGAGTGTGAATTCATTGCAAAGCTCTACAGAAGAATCTAAAGTGTTTCAAGAGAAGTTCCAGAAGTTTGAGAGAATG TACCAGTGCTGTGGTTTGCTGAAAGGACCTGCAGACTGGGGAAAAAACTTTAATACTCCTCTTGGTAGCAATAAAATCTGTGAGTGTGACGTAGAAAACCCATCAGCAGACCTCTGCACCTCCTTTGAAGGCAGACTCATTTATAAAACG cCTTGCGGAGATGTGATTATCAAATACCTTAAAGACCACCTGCTCATAATTATGGGGATCGCCTTTGGACTGGCTGTTATTGAG attCTCGGTTTGGGGTTTTCTATGAGCCTCTACTGCCAGATCCAGAGAAAATGA